The Halalkalibacter krulwichiae genome has a segment encoding these proteins:
- a CDS encoding glycoside hydrolase family 68 protein, with protein MERKRNKKGKCFLAAVIGLSAVFAPIVSSGVSAKETIDPYHWTREDVSHLSMNTQNTAPTIQKDELIEITSDSYIWDTWPLQEKNGHPAVVNGFKIIFALSVPKDVLPGKRHDTAEIHYFFSKDGKSWQSGGPVFKDGEALGSRQWAGSSIVHKDGKLQIFYTATGKKGETQLSYDQRIATATATIKTTNTNVSFEDWSTHEIILEADGEHYQTSEQTGPQESSYAFRDPYFFQDPKTGEEYLLFEGNSAGTLEKRPYKHEYIGSSKFRQNHVIPDGSKEFNGSVGIAKATNQGLSTFTLLPPLLEANYVNDELERPSVMVKGNNYYLFVKTHSEKFAPGLQAPEGLYGFTSDSLFGGYQPLNESGLVIANPSDNPYQGYSWMVMSNGTVISFVNYVDVDGKDIYEIGEQSPEYQFDHFGGMLAPSLKISITRNETKILHEKKQGVFK; from the coding sequence ATGGAACGCAAAAGAAATAAAAAGGGCAAATGTTTTTTAGCAGCGGTGATAGGCCTTTCTGCTGTATTCGCTCCTATTGTAAGCAGTGGTGTATCTGCCAAAGAAACGATTGATCCTTATCATTGGACTCGTGAAGATGTGAGCCATCTTTCAATGAATACTCAAAATACGGCACCTACTATTCAGAAAGACGAGCTTATTGAAATCACATCAGACTCTTATATTTGGGATACGTGGCCGTTGCAGGAAAAGAATGGACATCCAGCTGTCGTAAACGGTTTTAAAATTATTTTTGCTTTGTCAGTACCTAAAGATGTTCTTCCTGGTAAAAGACATGATACAGCTGAAATTCATTATTTCTTTTCAAAGGACGGGAAGAGCTGGCAATCCGGCGGCCCTGTTTTCAAAGATGGAGAAGCGTTAGGCTCAAGACAATGGGCTGGATCTTCGATTGTTCACAAAGATGGGAAATTACAGATTTTCTACACCGCAACAGGTAAGAAAGGTGAAACTCAATTAAGCTATGATCAGCGAATCGCAACCGCAACGGCAACGATAAAAACAACGAACACAAATGTGTCATTTGAGGATTGGTCCACACACGAAATCATCCTTGAAGCGGATGGAGAACACTATCAAACAAGTGAACAAACAGGTCCTCAAGAATCTTCATATGCATTCCGTGATCCTTATTTTTTCCAGGATCCAAAAACTGGGGAAGAATATCTTTTGTTTGAGGGGAATTCCGCAGGGACTCTTGAAAAGAGACCATATAAACATGAATATATTGGCTCGTCAAAATTTCGTCAAAACCATGTAATCCCTGATGGATCCAAAGAGTTTAATGGCAGTGTTGGAATTGCCAAAGCAACGAATCAAGGTTTGTCTACATTTACATTGCTGCCGCCATTGTTGGAAGCGAACTATGTAAATGATGAATTGGAAAGACCAAGTGTCATGGTTAAAGGAAACAACTATTATCTTTTTGTAAAGACTCACAGTGAGAAATTTGCCCCTGGCCTTCAGGCACCGGAAGGGTTATACGGGTTTACGTCAGACTCGCTTTTTGGAGGCTATCAACCTTTGAATGAAAGTGGGTTAGTCATCGCCAATCCATCTGATAATCCGTATCAAGGCTATTCTTGGATGGTGATGTCCAATGGCACTGTCATCAGTTTTGTCAATTATGTGGATGTGGATGGGAAAGATATTTATGAGATTGGCGAGCAATCACCAGAATATCAATTCGACCACTTTGGCGGAATGCTGGCACCTTCATTAAAAATATCGATCACACGTAATGAAACAAAAATCCTTCATGAAAAGAAGCAAGGGGTTTTTAAGTAA